One Antennarius striatus isolate MH-2024 chromosome 17, ASM4005453v1, whole genome shotgun sequence genomic window carries:
- the LOC137611159 gene encoding zinc finger FYVE domain-containing protein 1-like yields the protein MSGHGSSLEKGVNTSLICQESYACGGSEEAAFECDECKSLQCVRCELELHNQERLKSHERVPIVPGHIPYCDNCKGGNGDNSKRHRSVVRCQNCKINLCQDCQKRTHSGGNKKKHQLTAYSPPTKPVVVSAVQTSVPPTVEIADEIKSQRLKLLEKVSSFLLVDENEEIQIKDETSFVKRLNSHPDQLLKVVSIFGNTGEGKSHTLNHTFFMGREVFKTSPTQESCTVGVWAAFDPIHKVVVIDTEGLLGNSSKQGQRIRLLLKVLAISDLIIYRTHADRLHDDLFKFLGDASDAYLKHFTKELKATTTRCGLDVPLSSLGPAVVIFHETVHTKLLGADKSESVDRLLLERFKKLSRFPEAFSSVQYWGTQTLTPPTDFCGLQNKLEQLLDNNATRSPRTPVVIFKALQALSERFNGKITGELLAHSCFFPDEYFTCSSLCLSCGSGCKNSMNHLGEGVHHEAKHRCRYSAQYDNRIYTCKACYEGGKEVIVVPKTSASSDSPWMGLAKYAWSGYVIECPNCGVIYRSRQYWYGNQDPVDTVVRTEIQHVWPGSNGFLKDNSNAAQRLLDGVNLVAQSMSELSVKPAKAVTSWLTDQIAPAYWKPNSLILICQKCHTVFQDNDTKHHCRACGEGFCDGCSSKAVPVPERGWGLAPVRVCDTCFEQRALYAELVEAELEEEEGGNLARKVGEAVTNTLGVVVTAIDIPLGLVKDAARPAYWVPDQDILSCHSCQRYFTAKVSKHHCRACGQGVCDDCSPQRRPVPSRGWDHPVRVCTSCNQRPGEL from the exons ATGAGTGGACATGGCTCATCCTTAGAAAAGGGAGTCAATACTAGTCTAATATGCCAGGAGAGTTATGCCTGTGGTGGTTCTGAGGAGGCAGCATTTGAGTGTGATGAATGCAAGAGCTTGCAGTGTGTTCGCTGTGAGCTGGAGCTCCACAACCAGGAGCGTCTGAAGAGCCATGAGAGGGTTCCGATAGTCCCAGGCCACATCCCGTACTGTGACAACTGCAAAGGAGGAAATGGAGATAATAGCAAACGCCATAGATCCGTGGTCCGCTGCCAGAACTGCAAAATCAACTTGTGCCAGGATTGTCAGAAACGGACTCACAGTGGAGGCAATAAGAAGAAGCACCAGCTCACTGCTTACTCTCCACCAACTAAACCTGTGGTGGTTAGCGCCGTCCAGACATCTGTACCACCCACTGTTGAAATAGCCGATGAGATCAAATCTCAGAGACTAAAACTTCTGGAGAAAGTCTCCAGTTTCCTTCTGGTCGATGAGAACGAGGAAATACAG ATAAAAGATGAAACTTCATTTGTGAAGCGCCTGAACTCCCACCCAGACCAGCTACTGAAGGTGGTGTCCATCTTTGGCAACACAGGAGAGGGCAAATCTCATACCCTGAACCACACATTCTTCATGGGCAGAGAAGTTTTCAAGACCTCTCCTACACAAGAGTCCTGCACAGTAGGAGTGTGGGCTGCGTTTGACCCCATCCATAAAGTCGTGGTCATCGACACAGAGGGGCTGCTTGGGAACAGTTCCAAACAGGGCCAGAGAATCCGTCTCTTGCTCAAGGTGCTCGCCATCTCTGATCTCATCATTTACCGTACCCACGCTGACCGTCTCCACGATGATCTTTTCAAATTCCTTGGTGATGCCTCTGATGCTTACCTCAAGCATTTCACCAAGGAGCTGAAGGCGACAACAACTCGCTGTGGCCTGGATGTCCCACTGTCTTCCTTGGGCCCTGCGGTGGTCATCTTCCATGAAACTGTCCACACAAAATTGCTTGGAGCAG ATAAGTCAGAGTCAGTAGATCGCCTGTTGTTGGAGCGGTTTAAGAAGCTTTCTCGTTTTCCCGAGGCCTTCAGCTCTGTTCAGTACTGGGGCACGCAAACTCTCACCCCTCCGACCGACTTCTGTGGCCTGCAGAACAAACTTGAGCAGCTCCTGGATAACAATGCCACCCGATCCCCTCGTACCCCTGTGGTGATCTTCAAGGCCTTACAG GCGTTGAGTGAACGCTTTAATGGGAAAATCACAGGTGAGCTTCTGGCCCACAGCTGCTTCTTTCCTGATGAGTACTTTACCTGCTCCAGTCTGTGCCTCAGTTGTGG ATCTGGCTGCAAGAACAGCATGAACCACTTGGGAGAAGGAGTTCACCATGAGGCAAAGCATCGTTGTCGTTATTCTGCCCAGTATGATAATCGCATTTACACCTGCAAG GCTTGCTATGAAGGGGGAAAGGAAGTGATTGTTGTCCCTAAGACCTCAGCTTCCTCAGACTCTCCATGGATGGGCCTTGCTAAGTACGCCTGGTCTGG GTATGTTATTGAATGTCCAAATTGTGGAGTGATTTATCGAAGCCGCCAGTACTGGTATGGGAACCAGGACCCTGTGGATACAGTTGTTCGCACTGAGATCCAGCATGTGTGGCCTGGG TCAAATGGATTTTTAAAGGACAATAGCAATGCAGCGCAGCGTCTTCTGGATGGAGTCAACCTGGTGGCCCAGTCTATGTCAGAGCTCAGCGTCAAGCCAGCTAAGGCTGTCACCTCCTGGCTGACAGATCAGATCGCCCCAGCCTACTGGAAACCCAACTCCCTCATCTTG ATTTGCCAGAAGTGTCACACAGTCTTCCAGGACAACGACACCAAACATCACTGCCGTGCCTGTGGGGAGGGTTTCTGTGACGGCTGTTCCTCTAAAGCAGTCCCCGTCCCAGAGAGAGGCTGGGGTCTTGCCCCTGTCAGAGTTTGTGACACCTGCTTCGAACAGAGAGCCTTATATGCAG AGCTGGTTGAGGCAGAgcttgaagaggaagaaggtggAAACCTCGCCAGGAAGGTTGGAGAGGCAGTGACCAATACCTTAGGTGTCGTGGTCACTGCTATTGACATCCCACTTG GTCTAGTGAAAGACGCGGCCCGTCCTGCCTACTGGGTCCCCGATCAGGACATACTTTCTTGCCACAGCTGCCAGCGGTACTTCACTGCCAAGGTGTCTAAGCATCACTGCCGCGCCTGTGGCCAAGGAGTGTGTGACGACTGCTCCCCACAGCGTCGTCCAGTCCCATCACGGGGCTGGGATCaccctgtgcgtgtgtgcaccAGCTGCAACCAGAGACCCGGAGAGCTTTAA
- the LOC137611240 gene encoding rho-related GTP-binding protein RhoU-like, giving the protein MEQVSQGRRKEELSCMLVGDGAVGKTSMIISYIFNGYNREYKQTAFDVFTGFVHVNGIPTRIKLIDTAGQQVFGHLRSLCYAHVDVFILCFSLVNPVSFDSITTKWIPQMRAGNPNSPIILVGTQSDLRHSMDILIHLNQRCTKPVAFSQAKMLARRISAHDYVECSALTQHNLKDVFDQAIFAAIKHKNTGPTPKKLGLAKRMKIFFNFGWRKIFRMI; this is encoded by the exons ATGGAACAAGTTTCCcaagggaggaggaaggaagagcTGAGCTGCATGCTGGTAGGTGATGGAGCTGTAGGAAAGACAAGCATGATCATCAGCTACATCTTCAATGGATACAACAGGGAGTACAAACAGACTGCGTTTGATGTCTTCACTG GTTTTGTTCATGTGAATGGAATTCCAACTCGTATCAAACTGATAGACACTGCAGGACAG CAGGTGTTTGGCCATCTCCGATCTCTCTGCTATGCCCATGTGGACGTCTTCATCCTCTGCTTCAGTCTGGTCAACCCTGTCTCCTTTGACAGCATCACCACCAAATGGATCCCACAGATGCGTGCTGGTAACCCCAACTCTCCCATCATTCTGGTTGGTACTCAGTCAGATCTTCGCCACAGTATGGACATACTCATTCACCTGAACCAGAGGTGCACCAAACCAGTGGCCTTCAGCCAGGCCAAAATGCTGGCACGCAGGATCAGCGCCCATGATTATGTGGAGTGTTCAGCTCTCACACAACACAACCTCAAAGATGTGTTTGACCAAGCTATATTTGCTGCCATCAAGCATAAAAACACTGGCCCAACCCCCAAAAAACTTGGCCTTGCTAAACgcatgaagattttttttaactttggatGGCGGAAAATTTTCAGGATGATCTGA
- the LOC137611041 gene encoding glutathione-specific gamma-glutamylcyclotransferase 1-like — translation MDVSKENNNLWIFGYGSLVWRPDFVYKSSKVGFIMGYKRRFWHGDDFHRGNKTRPGRVVTLVDDPETCTWGVAYEVSKSQVESSLQSLHKREVELGGYRMKTVNFFPKDGKSPLLALVYIATSDNPSYLGPASDRDIAAQIAICRGNNGANIEYLLRLAEFMRLCCPEVEDEHLFSIEAAALNFFRGPDEMKYTSETPDAGSYMLNYILHSTS, via the exons ATGGACGTTTCAAAGGAAAATAACAATCTGTGGATTTTTGGATATGGCTCCTTAGTGTGGAGACCAGATTTTGTTTATAAGAGTAGTAAAGTCGGCTTCATTATGGGCTATAAAAGGCGCTTCTGGCACGGAGATGATTTTCATCGAGGAAACAAAACAAGG ccaggcAGAGTCGTTACACTCGTGGACGATCCGGAG ACTTGCACATGGGGTGTAGCCTATGAGGTGAGCAAGTCCCAGGTCGAATCGTCCCTCCAGTCTCTGCACAAACGAGAGGTCGAGCTTGGAGGTTACAGAATGAAGACAGTAAACTTCTTTCCAAAGGATGGAAAGTCTCCCCTGTTGGCCCTCGTCTACATCGCTACTTCTGACAACCCCAGCTACCTCGGCCCAGCCTCAGACAGAGATATTGCTGCCCAGATTGCCATCTGCAGGGGAAACAATGGAGCTAATATTGAATACCTTTTGCGGCTGGCAGAGTTCATGAGGCTCTGCTGTCCTGAGGTAGAGGACGAGCACCTCTTCTCCATTGAAGCAGCTGCTCTGAACTTTTTCCGTGGGCCTGATGAGATGAAATACACATCAGAAACCCCTGATGCTGGGAGCTACATGCTAAACTACATACTACACTCCACTTCCTGA
- the LOC137611166 gene encoding delta-like protein 4: MMAVWFTSIFVIVMTIFSQVLGTGVFELDLHHFQNTKGLLANGLSCSMTGCRTYFRVCLKNFQTVVSHGDCIFGTATTPVLGTDSFSIQQDARLHLPLNFTWPGAFSLVIEARYSPSADPPGDTTNPDFLISSFAIQRQLGIGHEWSQDVQSGMQTELRYSYRFICNDNYYGDTCSKICTPRDDLFGHFTCKPDGQIACLPGWKGEYCQEPICLEGCNERNGNCTLPGECICRKGWQGLFCDVCKLHPSCKHGTCEEPWQCACKEGWGGIFCDQDLNYCTHHKPCKNGATCMNTGQGSYTCTCLPGFTGVNCDLEVKQCDNQPCRNGGHCLDSENGYRCVCPPGFEGTHCEHRMLTCADTPCFHGGKCRERDNGHAYICECPVGYTGLNCEKKVDKCTSLQCTNGGHCLIHGNLRQCSCRSGFTGLRCEININECARNPCANGSTCIDRINDYTCSCPPGHTGRHCDKPTDRCASQPCLNGGTCTIGAKGRPSCVCSDQYSGHQCQFNNVPSPNTPSPNNGWESKDKLNLAAISLGVGLVVSLVLLCMVAVVLRHVRRQRNKEQDSDTMNNLSKSDFQKENLISTLELKNNNKKIDLEVDCPREKSNHKHINHYHLDYKTSTGYKDEPSLLDKDENCEKTIEEKKNLPRMYSNRPECRISTVCSSRDLAYQSVYVITEEKQECIIATEV, translated from the exons ATGATGGCCGTTTGGTTCACCTCGATCTTCGTAATAGTTATGACAATATTTTCTCAG GTTCTTGGAACAGGTGTATTCGAGCTAGATCTCCATCACTTTCAGAATACTAAGGGTTTGCTGGCAAACGGACTTAGTTGCAGCATGACTGGCTGCAGGACTTATTTCAGGGTTTGTTTGAAGAATTTCCAGACCGTGGTTTCTCATGGAGACTGTATATTTGGCACAGCCACCACACCTGTTCTGGGCACCGACTCGTTCAGCATCCAGCAAGACGCCCGGCTGCATTTGCCGCTCAACTTCACCTGGCCG GGTGCTTTCTCACTGGTCATTGAAGCCCGGTATTCTCCTTCCGCGGACCCACCTGGAG ACACCACCAACCCTGATTTCTTGATTAGTTCTTTTGCCATCCAAAGACAGTTGGGAATAGGGCATGAGTGGTCCCAGGATGTCCAGAGCGGGATGCAGACGGAGCTAAGGTACTCGTACCGGTTCATCTGCAATGACAATTACTACGGGGACACTTGTTCCAAAATATGCACTCCGAGAGATGACCTTTTTGGCCACTTCACCTGCAAGCCTGACGGGCAAATAGCCTGTCTACCGGGATGGAAGGGAGAATACTGCCAAGAAC cAATCTGCCTTGAGGGATGCAACGAAAGGAATGGAAACTGCACCCTACCTGGAGAGTGCAT ATGCAGAAAGGGTTGGCAAGGACTCTTTTGTGATGTATGTAAACTCCATCCATCATGTAAACATGGTACTTGTGAAGAACCGTGGCAGTGTGCCTGCAAGGAAGGCTGGGGAGGCATATTTTGTGACCAAG ACCTGAATTACTGCACCCACCACAAACCCTGCAAAAATGGGGCTACATGCATGAACACAGGCCAGGGCAGCTATACTTGCACCTGTCTGCCAGGTTTCACCGGGGTTAATTGTGACTTGGAGGTCAAACAGTGTGACAACCAGCCCTGTCGCAATGGAGGCCACTGCTTG gacTCTGAGAATGGCTATCGGTGTGTGTGCCCACCGGGGTTTGAAGGGACACACTGTGAACACAGGATGCTGACCTGTGCAGATACACCCTGCTTTCATGGTGGCAAGTGCAGAGAGAGGGACAATGGCCATGCTTACATATGCGAGTGTCCAGTAGGCTACACTGGACTTAACTGTGAGAAGAAGGTGGATAAATGTACCTCGCTGCAATGCACCAATG GTGGGCATTGTTTGATTCATGGTAACCTTCGACAGTGCAGCTGTCGCTCAGGCTTCACAGGTCTGCGCTGTGAGATCAACATCAATGAGTGCGCAAGGAACCCATGTGCAAACGGGTCCACCTGCATAGATCGTATCAACGACTACACCTGCAGCTGCCCTCCTGGACACACGGGCCGCCACTGCGACAAGCCGACAGACCGCTGTGCCTCTCAACCCTGCCTGAATGGTGGGACCTGCACCATTGGAGCAAAAGGCCGTCCTTCCTGCGTCTGCTCTGACCAATACAGCGGTCACCAGTGCCAGTTCAACAATGTGCCTTCACCCAACACTCCCAGCCCTAACAATGGCTGGGAGTCCAAGGACAAGTTAAACTTGGCAGCTATCAGCTTGGGCGTTGGCCTAGTGGTTTCTCTGGTGCTTCTCTGCATGGTAGCAGTAGTGCTGCGTCATGTTAGGAGACAACGGAACAAGGAGCAAGATTCAGACACCATGAACAACCTCTCTAAGAGTGACTTTCAGAAAGAGAACCTCATCTCTACTCTAGaacttaaaaacaacaataaaaagattGATTTGGAGGTGGATTGTCCCAGGGAAAAGTCaaatcacaaacacatcaaCCACTACCACTTGGACTATAAAACCTCCACGGGGTACAAGGACGAACCGTCCCTTTTGGACAAAGATGAAAACTGTGAAAAgacaatagaagaaaaaaagaatctacCTAGAATGTACAG TAACAGACCAGAGTGTAGAATATCAACAGTGTGTTCCTCCAGAGACTTGGCGTACCAGTCTGTCTATGTAAtcacagaggaaaaacaagaatgCATCATTGCAACTGAG gtatAA